A genomic window from Triticum urartu cultivar G1812 chromosome 7, Tu2.1, whole genome shotgun sequence includes:
- the LOC125520736 gene encoding cold shock protein CS66-like, whose amino-acid sequence MEHQGHGAGEKKGVVESITEKLPGGHGDHQQATGGTYGQQGHTGVTGTGTGTGEKKGVVENIKEKLPGGHGDHQHTTGMTGSKTHATTATTDGNYGKSGHTSTDSTGENKSMMDKIKDKLPGQH is encoded by the coding sequence ATGGAGCACCAGGGGCACGGCGCAGGCGAGAAGAAGGGCGTCGTGGAGAGCATCACGGAGAAGCTCCCCGGTGGCCATGGTGATCACCAACAGGCCACCGGTGGCACGTACGGGCAGCAAGGACACACCGGAGTTACCGGCACAGGCACCGGCACCGGCGAGAAGAAGGGCGTCGTCGAGAACATCAAGGAGAAGCTTCCCGGTGGCCACGGTGACCACCAGCACACCACTGGAATGACCGGCTCGAAGACGCATGCCACCACAGCCACCACCGATGGCAACTACGGGAAGTCGGGACACACCAGCACTGACAGCACCGGTGAGAACAAGAGCATGATGGACAAGATCAAGGACAAGCTGCCTGGACAGCACTAA